In Dromiciops gliroides isolate mDroGli1 chromosome 5, mDroGli1.pri, whole genome shotgun sequence, the following are encoded in one genomic region:
- the RTCB gene encoding RNA-splicing ligase RtcB homolog, whose translation MSRSYNDELQYLDKIHKNCWRIKKGFVPNMQVEGVFYVNDPLEKLMFEELRNACRGGGVGGFLPAMKQIGNVAALPGIVHRSIGLPDVHSGYGFAIGNMAAFDMSDPEAVVSPGGVGFDINCGVRLLRTNLDESDVQPVKEQLAQAMFDHIPVGVGSKGVIPMNAKDLEEALEMGVDWSLREGYAWAEDKEHCEEYGRMLQADPNKVSARAKKRGLPQLGTLGAGNHYAEIQVVDEIFNEYAAKKMGIDHKGQVCVMIHSGSRGLGHQVATDALVAMEKAMKRDKIIVNDRQLACARISSPEGQDYLKGMAAAGNYAWVNRSSMTFLTRQAFAKVFNTTPDDLDLHVIYDVSHNIAKVEQHVVDGKERTLLVHRKGSTRAFPPHHPLIAVDYQLTGQPVLIGGTMGTCSYVLTGTEQGMTETFGTTCHGAGRALSRAKSRRNLDFQDVLDKLADMGIAIRVASPKLVMEEAPESYKNVTDVVNTCHDAGISKKAIKLRPIAVIKG comes from the exons ATGAGCCGCAGCTACAATGACGAGCTTCAGTACCTGGACAAGATCCACAAGAACTGCTGGAGGATCAAGAAGGGCTTCGTGCCCAACATGCAG GTGGAAGGAGTATTCTATGTGAATGATCCCCTTGAGAAGCTAATGTTTGAGGAGCTAAGAAATGCCTGCCGAGGTGGGG gTGTGGGGGGCTTCCTGCCAGCAATGAAACAGATCGGCAACGTGGCAGCCTTACCTGGGATCGTCCAT aGATCGATCGGGCTTCCTGATGTCCATTCTGGCTATGGATTTGCAATTGGGAACATGGCTGCCTTTGATATGAGTGACCCAGAAGCCGTGGTGTCCCCAG GTGGCGTCGGCTTTGACATCAACTGTGGTGTCCGCCTGCTGAGAACCAACCTTGATGAGAGTGACGTCCAGCCTGTGAAGGAACAACTCGCCCAGGCCATGTTTGACCACATTCCTGTTGGGGTTGGATCCAAAGGAGTTATCCCAATGAATGCCAA GGACTTAGAGGAGGCTCTGGAGATGGGGGTAGACTGGTCTCTACGAGAAGGCTACGCCTGGGCTGAGGACAAGGAGCACTGTGAGGAGTACGGGCGGATGTTGCAAGCTGACCCCAACAAGGTCTCCGCCAGAGCGAAAAAGAGAGGACTTCCCCAG CTTGGGACGCTGGGAGCAGGAAATCATTATGCCGAAATCCAGGTTGTGGATGAGATTTTTAATGAGTACGCTGCTAAGAAGATGGGCATTGATCACAAGGGACAGGTGTGTGTGATGATCCACAGTGGCAGCAGAGGCCTGGGCCATCAAGTAGCTACAG ATGCACTGGTGGCTATGGAAAAAGCTATGAAGAGAGACAAGATTATTGTGAATGACCGCCAGTTAGCATGTGCACGGATCAGCTCCCCTGAGGGACAGGACTACCTGAAGGGGATGGCAGCTGCTGGAAACTACGCCTGGGTCAACCGCTCCTCCATGACATTCTTGACGCGACAG GCTTTTGCCAAGGTCTTCAACACGACCCCTGATGACCTGGACCTCCATGTGATCTATGACGTCTCACACAACATTGCCAAAGTGGAGCAGCATGTGGTGGATGGTAAAGAACGGACCCTGCTGGTGCACAGGAAGGGCTCCACCCGGGCCTTCCCGCCACACCACCCCCTCATTGCTGTGGACTACCAG CTGACCGGACAGCCCGTCCTCATTGGGGGAACCATGGGAACTTGTAGCTATGTTCTTACTGGGACCGAGCAGGGCATGACTGAGACCTTTGGAACAACCTGCCACGGAGCC GGTCGTGCGTTGTCCCGAGCAAAATCTCGCCGGAACTTGGACTTCCAGGATGTTTTAGATAAACTGGCCGACATGGGCATCGCCATTCGGGTCGCTTCCCCTAAACTGGTGATGGAGGAG gCTCCTGAGTCATATAAAAACGTGACAGATGTTGTGAATACCTGTCATGATGCTGGGATCAGCAAAAAAGCAATTAAACTGAGACCCATTGCAGTTATCAAAGGCTAA